GATATTACATTCAACGTTTGATAGAAGCGCCCGTACCTAAACCGGAAGTTGATTTTACGATTTATGAAGAAGGTTTAGATATCTATATTCAAAATGAATCTATTGATTTTACACATTTAAGCTGGGACTTTGGTGATGGTACCACGAACGACTCATTAGTAAATCCACAACACACTTTTCCCGGTACAGGCGCTTATGATGTTTGCCTGGAAGCCCGAAATCAATGTGGTATTACAGTTGATTGTCAAAGTGTAGTTGTCCCCGGACTCAATGAGGTTGTGCCTGGTAAGATTTCTAATTACGGACTGCATTTGCTGGATATATACGGAGGTATTCCTGACATGACGGAGCCGATGGTTTATATAGGGCAGAACGGAGCTGCTATAGCGAATTCTGACACAGCTTATAAAGTGCATAATGGCAGGTTGTTCGGTAGATTTTTTCTGGATTTTGCCACACCGGGTGTTTATGATGTTTGGGTGAATAGTCCGGAATTTACGGATACGCTCTATGGAGCTTTAATTGTCGAAGAGCCGGAATACAATCCGGTGGAGGTTACATTCAGCGGACCGGTTGGGCTGGTTCTAAATGCATGGACGCCAAACTTTATTCATGTGCATAATAATTCAAACGAAACTAAAATAGGAGTACCTGTTTACATTAGTGCCAAAGAATTTCTTGAGATAGAAATACTGAATTCCTTTGAAATGGATGCTTATACACAAATAATGTATGATTCAATTGGCAGCCACTTTGGCATTTATGATGAAGGACTGGATTTGGATGGGGATTCTATACGATTTGGGGCATTTGTGATTCCTGTGATGCCTCCTCAATCAACTTTTACGTTTAATCTTTTAGTCCGCCCGACTGTTGAGCAAATTCTGGAATTAAATGTAATTGCCACTGATCCGATTTTTGACGAAAGTCATATGCAGGAAATGTTTAATCGTGCGTGTAATAGTGTTCTGGGAGATTGTGTTGGCTGTATTGCTGATTTGGTTGGATTTCTTCCGGGTGCAGGATGTTTGGTGGGAGCTGCAGGCATGGGTTGTGCAATTGGAGATTTAGCAAACTCACTTGGGCATCAAAATTCGGGTGGGATAGCAAGCAGTTTGAAAGACCTGGCATTGAATGCTGCGGGTACGGCCTTGTGTGGAGCAAGTGGAGGTGCGGGTAAAGAAGGTTTTAAGACAGCACTAAGCTCTTTATTCAATCAAAGCAATATAGGTTCATCTGCCAGTAGTGCTGCACAATCTATCGGAAGCGGACTGGCTGGTGCAGGTGCAGGTGGTTGCCTGGGCAATCCATGTGGTGATTGTGATGGAGATTGTTCTTCAAAGAAAAAATTCTTACATCCGGCTAACAGCCATGACCCAAATCAAAAAACGGGTACTGCCGGCTCAACAGAGGACAACTATATACCGGGAGACATCAGAATGCCTTATATGATAGAGTTTGAAAATCTTGATTCTGCAACAGCCGCTGCAAGAGAAGTTTTTATTACCGACACATTAGATTTGGATGTTTTTGATATTCAGACTTTTCGCTTTGGGAATTTTGGTTTTAGCGGACAAACCTTTGGTTTAGAAGACCGTACAGATAGATTTTACTTTGCCCGGGATTTAGATTTACGGCCGGATAAAAATATTATCCTGAGAGTTATAGGTGAGGTAGATACTGCAACCGGAATCATTGAATGGTACTGGGGCTCATATGATCCGAATACCATGGCTCCTACATTTGAATTATCTGAGTTTTTTCTTCCGCCTAATGTGAACAGCCCGGAGGGACAAGGCTTTGTAACTTATAGTGTACGCCAAAAGGATAATCTGCCACATCTAACTGAAATTCACAATGATGCTAAAATTGTTTTTGATTTTAATGATCCGATTTTTACGAATACATGGAGTAATATCATAGACCGTGAACCACCGGTGACTACTGTCAATCCTTTGCCTGCCTTAACTCAGGATACAATTATTCACCTTAGCTGGTCGGGTTTTGATGAACATGCAGGAGTAGCAGGTTATTTTATCTATGTTTCTGTAAACGATAGTGATTTTGTGCAATTGGAAGCTAATTTTTCAGAAGAAGAAATCTATCTGATTGGAAAAGAAAACTATCATTACGGATTTTACATCTATGCCGTTGATTATGCCGGTAATTTTGAATCAAAAGACCCTATTGCAGAGGTTGAGACAACCATTGATTTAAGCAGTGGAATAGCGAACATTACGCCCGGTAAATTGCAATTGTTTCAAAACACGCCCAATCCGTTTAGTAATGAAACAGAAATTCAATTTAATCTGCCTCAGGCAGGCTATGCCGAATTAGAAATACTGGACATACACGGCAGACAGGTTTATCTGCGGAGTTTCAGGCATTTGAATGAAGGCTTGCACAGCGAATTCCTCAATCAGGATATTTTCTCCGGAGGGGTTTATTTTTACCGTCTAAATACAGCCGGAGGCTCCATTACCCGAAAAATGTTGCATGTGGAGTAATTGTTCGTTTTTTTTCTCTTATTTTTTCTTACAAAAACTACCTTTGTGTCCAAAGAACAGATGGGTGAATAGTCTGTTGCTAAAAGCGAATTCTTTTTTTCACCGGTCTTTAATTTTGTAAATGGCCTGAAATAAGTGACAAATAATTTGAGATAGCTGAACGTAAAGCGCATAAAAACTGTAGTTTAGAAAAATAATATTATGGATAAACATGTATATAATGTTTCGTTGAAATGGAATGAAGGAAGAAAAGGCATATTACACTCACCGGAGTTACCTACAAAAATAGAAGTTGCTACTCCCCCGGAATTTGATAAGGGAATACCCGGTATCTGGTCACCGGAACACTTGTATACTGCTTCGGTTTTAAGTTGTTTTATGACTACTTTTTTAGCGATTGCGGAATATTCAAAACTCGAATATGTAAGCTTTAGTTGTGATGCAGAAGGCATATTGGATAAGATTGACGGCAAATATCAAATACCGGAGATTATCATAAAAGCAAATTTAGTGATTAAAGATGCCGCGAGAAAAGATAGGGCAGAGCGGATATTAAACAAGTCTGAAGCCTCCTGTTTAATCACAAACTCCATAAAAACCAAAGTGCATTTGGTAAATGAAATTAGTGTTGGTGGGTGAAAAAGGCATATTACCATTAGATATATGCTTGGTTTTTCGTTTTACCCAAAATTTTACACGCATGACATTCTCCAATGCATGGAATTTGAGCGAGGATGAGGGTGAAATACCCGAAGTCACCATGCAAGTCGCCTATCTAATATTAATAATTGAGCATGCATTTTCAAGAGAAAATTTACAGGATAAGCTCAAAATTAAAAACAGAGACTATTTTCGAAAGGCGTATATCAATGACGCACTAAAATCAGGTTATATTGAAATGACTATTCCCGACAAACCCAATAGTCGCTTACAAAAATACCGTCTGACGGAAAAAGGAAAAGCATTACAAAAACAGTTAAGGAAATGATTTTTTTGAAACACATGTATCAACCCGGAGTTTTCGGTCAATTACCCAAAACTTTACGCACATGGCATTTCCCAATGGATGGAATTTGAGTAAGAGAGAAAGCTTCTGTGTTAAAGACTGGATTAGTAAAAAGCTATAGATTACACTTAAGTTTGACCCTGTAATAAATCTCTGTTATATGCCATAAAGCTGATATCCGTAGAAAAACATTGATGATTTTTCAATTGCCTCAGGTATCATAGTTTTGGAATGCAATTGTTTTTCAGTTAACTCACTTTGCCAAGTTTCATCAATTTCATTATAAATTTCAAATTTTCTCGAGATACTGTCGTAATGTATTTGCTTCCCACTTCGGCAAAAACCACCAGCAAGAATGATATAAAATTCTGCTCTGCCGTTAATGTCGCAAATCTGTTTTAAATGATCAATTGATGAAACAAGTTGCCACTCCATAATTAATTAAATTTGAAATTTAAACCAAGAAAGTAATAAAATATGACTAATTTTCCAAAAAGAGATTTTTTTTCAAACCGGTACTTCAAGGAATTAAACAGCTTTTTTATGCCTGGGGTGAGGTTTTGTGAAAAATGTTTTTTTGCCATTTGTTTTCCTATAAATGACAGGAATTGTAAATTGCAATGGGGTGGGGAATAAGAACTGGGAAAATGAAAAGATTAATCTTAATTCATTGAGGGAGTATTAGTGAAATCATTTTTGAAAAAAATGGCAGACATAAATAGCAAAGTGACTCGCAGAAAATCTATAAGCAGAATAAAAGTTGCTTGTGCCATCATTGAGATTGAAAACAAAACACTTGTTGTTC
This genomic stretch from Chitinophagaceae bacterium harbors:
- a CDS encoding T9SS C-terminal target domain-containing protein; amino-acid sequence: MRYLISTLLFSLISIFLQANIFEYTDIFKIKGDLNDITNIEVDSEGNLVLAGTMNSSLAVGNDSIHRIPGQNRSGFIIKLDSTGQLIQQTIFGPATSMRALAIDDNDNIYIGVWAATTVEFPNDTTIVGAARRLIRFNPDGTFDSLLHAGGSFTIHDHIVTLDSITMYSPSNSLITAIDYDGNILFEVNISGAGGPRTISDIYAFDHDNILVSGHLGGAPSTLYIGNDSIDFGNASRKSFVAKFDTSGYVHWISGYGTTEAGYFELNNVVMDNNGHIYGGLYQSQNSLVVFGNDTITHLGAGSKSVLLKWDNDGQPVWARNVSSNESDAYAGIDASGRVIFNGSYNSSAPELGGFSVPFRQNSNFFTYVVDTLGAPLDVKHVHMPGLSGTTSCNNLLIKSEHPAVQGINNELYMLKRLALNPDCDGASFDCNEQSFLSQGYYIQRLIEAPVPKPEVDFTIYEEGLDIYIQNESIDFTHLSWDFGDGTTNDSLVNPQHTFPGTGAYDVCLEARNQCGITVDCQSVVVPGLNEVVPGKISNYGLHLLDIYGGIPDMTEPMVYIGQNGAAIANSDTAYKVHNGRLFGRFFLDFATPGVYDVWVNSPEFTDTLYGALIVEEPEYNPVEVTFSGPVGLVLNAWTPNFIHVHNNSNETKIGVPVYISAKEFLEIEILNSFEMDAYTQIMYDSIGSHFGIYDEGLDLDGDSIRFGAFVIPVMPPQSTFTFNLLVRPTVEQILELNVIATDPIFDESHMQEMFNRACNSVLGDCVGCIADLVGFLPGAGCLVGAAGMGCAIGDLANSLGHQNSGGIASSLKDLALNAAGTALCGASGGAGKEGFKTALSSLFNQSNIGSSASSAAQSIGSGLAGAGAGGCLGNPCGDCDGDCSSKKKFLHPANSHDPNQKTGTAGSTEDNYIPGDIRMPYMIEFENLDSATAAAREVFITDTLDLDVFDIQTFRFGNFGFSGQTFGLEDRTDRFYFARDLDLRPDKNIILRVIGEVDTATGIIEWYWGSYDPNTMAPTFELSEFFLPPNVNSPEGQGFVTYSVRQKDNLPHLTEIHNDAKIVFDFNDPIFTNTWSNIIDREPPVTTVNPLPALTQDTIIHLSWSGFDEHAGVAGYFIYVSVNDSDFVQLEANFSEEEIYLIGKENYHYGFYIYAVDYAGNFESKDPIAEVETTIDLSSGIANITPGKLQLFQNTPNPFSNETEIQFNLPQAGYAELEILDIHGRQVYLRSFRHLNEGLHSEFLNQDIFSGGVYFYRLNTAGGSITRKMLHVE
- a CDS encoding OsmC family peroxiredoxin produces the protein MMDKHVYNVSLKWNEGRKGILHSPELPTKIEVATPPEFDKGIPGIWSPEHLYTASVLSCFMTTFLAIAEYSKLEYVSFSCDAEGILDKIDGKYQIPEIIIKANLVIKDAARKDRAERILNKSEASCLITNSIKTKVHLVNEISVGG